Proteins from one Capricornis sumatraensis isolate serow.1 chromosome 2, serow.2, whole genome shotgun sequence genomic window:
- the TENT5C gene encoding terminal nucleotidyltransferase 5C: MAEESSSTRDCVSFSVLTWEQVSRLHEVLTEVVPIHGRGNFPTLEITLKDIVQTVRGQLEEAGIKVQDVRLNGSAAGHVLVKDNGLGCKDLDLIFHVALPTEAEFQLVRDVVLCSLLNFLPEGVNKLKISPTTLKEAYVQKLVKVCTDADRWSLISLSNKNGRNVELKFVDSIRRQFEFSVDSFQIILDSLLFFYDCSGHPLSEHLHPTVIGESVYGDFEEALDHLQNRLIATKNPEEIRGGGLLKYSNLLVRDFRPTDQEEIKTLERYMCSRFFIDFPDILEQQRKLETYLQNHFAEEERSKYDYLMTLRRVVNESTVCLMGHERRQTLNLISLLALRVLAEQNIIPNASTVTCYYQPAPYVSDGNFSNYYAAHPPLTYSQPYPTWLPCN, encoded by the coding sequence atggcagaggagagcAGCAGTACCAGGGACTGCGTGTCCTTCAGCGTGCTCACCTGGGAGCAGGTGAGCCGTCTGCACGAGGTCCTGACTGAGGTGGTGCCCATCCATGGCCGAGGCAACTTCCCCACCTTGGAGATCACACTCAAGGACATCGTGCAGACTGTCCGTGGCCAGCTGGAGGAGGCAGGCATCAAAGTGCAGGATGTCCGGCTGAATGGCTCTGCGGCTGGCCATGTCCTGGTCAAAGACAATGGGTTGGGTTGCAAAGACCTGGACCTCATCTTTCACGTGGCTCTTCCCACAGAGGCCGAGTTTCAGCTGGTCAGGGATGTGGTGCTGTGCTCTCTCCTGAACTTCCTGCCAGAGGGTGTGAACAAGCTCAAGATCAGCCCCACGACCCTGAAGGAGGCCTACGTCCAGAAGCTGGTGAAGGTGTGCACAGACGCTGACCGCTGGAGCCTCATCTCCCTCTCCAACAAGAACGGGCGCAACGTGGAGCTCAAGTTCGTTGACTCCATCCGGCGCCAGTTTGAGTTCAGCGTGGACTCGTTCCAGATCATTCTGGACTCCCTGCTTTTCTTCTATGACTGCTCTGGCCATCCCTTGTCCGAGCACCTGCACCCCACGGTCATCGGGGAGAGCGTGTATGGGGACTTCGAGGAAGCCCTGGACCACCTGCAGAACAGACTCATCGCCACCAAGAACCCCGAGGAGATCCGGGGCGGGGGGCTGCTCAAGTACAGCAACCTCCTGGTGCGGGACTTCCGGCCCACCGACCAGGAGGAGATCAAGACCCTGGAGCGCTACATGTGCTCCCGGTTCTTCATCGACTTCCCGGACATCCTCGAGCAGCAGAGGAAGCTGGAGACCTACCTGCAGAACCACTTCGCCGAGGAGGAGAGGAGCAAGTACGACTACCTCATGACCCTGCGCAGGGTGGTCAACGAGAGCACCGTGTGCCTCATGGGCCATGAGCGCAGGCAGACCTTGAACCTCATCTCCCTGCTGGCCCTGCGCGTGCTGGCTGAGCAGAACATCATCCCCAACGCCAGCACTGTCACGTGCTACTACCAGCCTGCTCCCTACGTCAGCGACGGCAACTTCAGCAACTACTATGCGGCCCACCCCCCGCTCACCTACAGCCAGCCCTACCCCACCTGGCTGCCCTGTAACTAA